Proteins found in one Prochlorothrix hollandica PCC 9006 = CALU 1027 genomic segment:
- a CDS encoding IS66 family transposase, with the protein QLLKQEVSLWTFVHHEGVEPTNNAAERSLRPAVIARKLSFGSRSRQGSQFVARLLTVTSSLKVQQRPILDFLTDACRAHRYHLAPPSLLPPAES; encoded by the coding sequence GCCAACTCCTCAAGCAGGAGGTTTCCCTCTGGACGTTTGTCCACCATGAGGGTGTTGAACCCACCAATAATGCAGCGGAGCGCTCCCTCCGACCAGCGGTGATTGCTCGCAAACTCAGCTTTGGCTCTCGGTCTCGACAGGGTAGCCAGTTTGTGGCCCGTCTGTTGACGGTCACCTCTTCTCTCAAGGTTCAACAACGTCCCATTCTGGACTTCCTCACGGACGCTTGTCGTGCCCATCGCTACCACCTCGCTCCTCCTTCTCTTCTCCCTCCCGCTGAGTCCTAA
- a CDS encoding FHA domain-containing protein: MVHHQHSTTPIEVSVLVVQDLRDVQAYRLDRLLLTVGRSKQADIQIVSQEVSRIQ, from the coding sequence ATGGTTCATCATCAACACTCGACAACACCCATAGAAGTCAGTGTCCTGGTGGTGCAAGATCTGCGGGATGTGCAAGCGTATCGCCTCGATCGCCTGCTGTTGACTGTGGGGCGATCGAAACAGGCGGATATTCAAATTGTCAGCCAGGAAGTGTCCCGGATCCAGTAA
- a CDS encoding phosphoribulokinase, producing MPQRPIILGIVGDSAAGKTTLTRGIAQILGEENVTAICTDDYHRYDRKQRAEMGISALHPDCNYVDIMQQHLSLLRTGQPILKPIYNHHSGEFDAPEYIKPSRFVIVEGLLGYSTQGMRNSYDVKVYLAPPESLRESWKVKRDTAKRGYNPEQVLEQLRQREPDSEAYIRPQRQWADVVVSFYPPPEGSGQDDLLLNVKLVLRPTISHPDFTHFLTPDGSHLGDAIRLDLDRDMGKPVDVLTVDGHTTEEQVQELERQLCGEVPYLGQFCSLEGNTEIGKVVGTTGETLQSYPLALTQLLITYHMLKAARV from the coding sequence ATGCCTCAACGTCCCATTATTCTCGGTATTGTTGGAGATAGCGCCGCTGGAAAAACCACCTTAACCCGTGGTATCGCCCAAATTTTAGGGGAAGAAAACGTCACGGCCATTTGTACCGATGACTATCACCGCTACGATCGCAAACAACGGGCAGAAATGGGGATTTCGGCCCTCCATCCCGACTGTAATTATGTGGATATTATGCAGCAACACCTCAGCCTGCTGCGCACGGGTCAACCCATTCTCAAACCCATTTATAACCACCACAGCGGCGAATTTGATGCGCCGGAATATATTAAACCGAGCCGCTTTGTGATTGTGGAAGGGCTGCTGGGCTACTCCACCCAGGGAATGCGCAATAGCTATGATGTCAAGGTTTATCTGGCTCCCCCGGAGTCCCTGCGGGAAAGCTGGAAGGTGAAGCGGGACACTGCCAAGCGGGGGTATAACCCAGAGCAGGTGCTGGAACAGTTGCGCCAGCGGGAACCGGACTCCGAAGCCTATATCCGGCCCCAGCGCCAATGGGCCGATGTGGTGGTGTCCTTTTATCCTCCCCCGGAGGGATCCGGCCAGGATGATCTGTTGCTCAATGTCAAACTGGTGTTGCGCCCCACGATTTCCCACCCCGATTTTACCCATTTCCTCACGCCCGACGGTAGCCATCTGGGGGATGCCATTCGCCTGGATCTCGATCGCGACATGGGCAAACCCGTGGATGTGCTGACGGTGGATGGCCACACCACCGAGGAACAGGTGCAGGAATTAGAGCGGCAACTGTGTGGGGAGGTGCCCTATTTGGGTCAGTTCTGTAGCCTGGAGGGTAATACAGAAATTGGGAAAGTGGTGGGAACCACCGGGGAAACTCTCCAAAGCTATCCCTTGGCTTTAACCCAACTCCTGATTACTTATCACATGCTCAAAGCAGCCCGCGTTTAG
- a CDS encoding cytochrome c biogenesis protein, whose translation MTFFIKPWQGLQNYVKSDLLPFLADLRLAISLFLLIALFSISGTVLEQGEPLSFYQENYPESPALFGFLTWKVIWLLGLNEVYRTGWFLGLLILFGTSLTACTFTRQLPALKAARSWTFYDRPRQFQKLAFSAELQGIDLTTVQQHLSSHGFKLFNQDNSLYGRKGLAGRIGPIVVHGSMLIILAGSIVGSLVGFKAQEMVPDGSTFQIHNIIDAGPWAKTDTDTIQKDWAVHVNRFWIDYSPTGRIDQFYSDLSIINDQGDELARKTIHVNEPLRYGGLTFYQADWSISEIRLRLNNSPIFQIPMASLSQQLGAQLWGTWVPIKPDMSDGISLITKDLQGTLMIYGSDGLPLGTTRVGMATAINDSLTLNILDLVGSTGLQIKSDPGIPLVYLGFGLLMLGVIMSYVSHSQVWVLAAGDRLYFGGRTNRAQVSFERELLAVLADLQAQPQPDASLSPETPSPETPSPETPAVSALDPSSK comes from the coding sequence ATGACCTTTTTCATCAAACCTTGGCAGGGACTACAAAACTACGTCAAATCCGATTTGCTGCCCTTTTTAGCCGATCTGCGCCTTGCCATCAGTCTATTTCTGCTGATTGCCCTATTTAGCATCAGCGGCACGGTTTTGGAGCAGGGGGAACCCTTATCCTTCTATCAAGAGAACTACCCGGAGTCTCCAGCCCTGTTTGGCTTCCTGACCTGGAAAGTGATTTGGCTCCTGGGGCTGAATGAGGTCTACCGCACCGGTTGGTTTTTGGGATTACTGATTTTGTTTGGCACCAGCCTCACCGCCTGCACCTTCACCCGCCAACTGCCTGCCCTGAAAGCAGCCCGGTCTTGGACGTTCTACGATCGCCCCCGCCAATTCCAGAAACTAGCCTTCAGCGCCGAACTCCAAGGCATCGATCTGACCACGGTTCAGCAGCACCTCAGCAGCCATGGCTTTAAGCTATTTAATCAGGATAATAGCCTCTATGGCCGTAAAGGATTGGCCGGTCGCATCGGGCCGATCGTGGTTCACGGCAGTATGCTCATTATTCTAGCGGGATCGATCGTCGGTTCCCTCGTGGGATTTAAAGCCCAGGAAATGGTTCCCGATGGCTCCACTTTCCAAATCCACAATATTATTGATGCCGGTCCCTGGGCCAAAACCGACACCGACACCATCCAAAAAGACTGGGCTGTTCATGTTAACCGCTTTTGGATTGACTATAGCCCCACCGGGCGCATTGATCAGTTTTACTCGGATCTGTCCATTATCAATGACCAAGGGGACGAACTAGCCCGTAAAACCATCCACGTCAATGAACCCCTGCGCTATGGGGGGCTGACCTTTTACCAAGCGGACTGGTCCATCTCTGAGATTCGGTTACGCCTCAATAACAGCCCTATTTTCCAAATTCCCATGGCTTCCCTGAGCCAGCAACTGGGGGCGCAACTATGGGGAACCTGGGTTCCCATTAAGCCTGATATGAGCGACGGTATTTCCCTAATCACCAAGGATCTCCAGGGCACCTTGATGATCTACGGCAGCGATGGACTGCCCTTGGGCACCACACGGGTGGGCATGGCCACGGCCATCAATGACTCCTTGACCTTGAATATCCTCGATCTGGTGGGGAGTACGGGTTTGCAAATTAAGTCGGATCCCGGTATTCCCCTGGTGTATCTGGGGTTTGGGCTACTGATGCTGGGGGTGATCATGAGCTATGTGTCCCACTCCCAGGTTTGGGTTTTGGCGGCGGGCGATCGCCTCTATTTTGGGGGACGCACCAACCGCGCCCAGGTCAGCTTTGAGCGAGAACTGTTGGCGGTCTTAGCAGATCTCCAAGCCCAGCCCCAGCCCGACGCTAGTCTTAGCCCAGAAACTCCTAGCCCAGAAACCCCTAGCCCAGAAACCCCAGCAGTCTCAGCCCTAGATCCGTCTTCTAAGTAG
- a CDS encoding ABC transporter permease, with amino-acid sequence MMAKSSSPGLLSSPQGRSAPRRKLPWQMGLSVLMYGFMYLPILVLTVFSFNQSPYPRWEGFSLQWYGQLFQDDKILSAFQTSVVVALGAVAISAVLGTLMAVGLAKYEFRGKGLYQGLSYLPLIIPDIAIAVATLLFLAYVSVSRSVYTVIAAHIVFCLAYIAIVVSTRLANLDSHLEEAALDLGASPVQAFIQVLLPQLLPGIVAGCLLSFVLSMDDLLISSFTTGGGSTTLPIEIYSRVRKGVEPDINALSVLLILGSGMLAFVAETIRYQGEKRS; translated from the coding sequence ATGATGGCTAAGTCTTCTTCCCCTGGTTTGCTGTCCTCCCCCCAGGGACGATCGGCCCCTCGGCGTAAGCTACCTTGGCAAATGGGGCTGTCGGTGTTGATGTATGGCTTTATGTATTTGCCGATCCTGGTGCTAACGGTGTTTAGCTTCAACCAGTCCCCCTATCCCCGCTGGGAGGGCTTTAGCTTGCAGTGGTATGGCCAATTATTCCAGGATGACAAAATCCTCAGCGCCTTTCAAACCAGTGTGGTGGTGGCCCTGGGGGCGGTGGCCATCTCGGCGGTGTTGGGTACCCTGATGGCGGTGGGGTTGGCCAAATATGAGTTTCGGGGTAAGGGACTGTACCAAGGGTTATCCTATTTGCCCCTCATTATCCCAGATATTGCCATTGCGGTGGCCACATTGCTGTTTTTGGCCTATGTCTCCGTTTCTCGCAGTGTTTACACGGTGATTGCTGCCCACATTGTTTTTTGCTTGGCCTATATTGCGATCGTGGTCTCCACTCGCCTCGCCAACCTGGATTCCCACCTGGAAGAAGCAGCCTTAGATCTAGGGGCCAGTCCGGTGCAGGCTTTTATCCAAGTCCTGTTGCCCCAACTGCTACCGGGCATTGTGGCGGGCTGTTTACTCTCCTTTGTCTTGAGCATGGATGATTTGCTCATTTCCAGTTTCACCACGGGCGGCGGTTCCACGACGTTACCGATCGAGATCTACAGCCGCGTGCGCAAGGGGGTGGAACCCGACATTAACGCCCTCAGTGTCTTACTGATTCTCGGATCAGGGATGCTGGCCTTTGTGGCGGAAACGATCCGCTACCAGGGGGAAAAGCGCTCTTAG
- a CDS encoding ABC transporter permease gives MNSAPSPPQSPRSSALPPWLGGVALLLPAGVWLLLLLVLPTLLIAELSFVPNCRPADCLMPYGWGNYIRLVFNGDLQFDPIYLKVILQSVGLAAATTAFCLLLGFPVAYWIAISSPQRWRNLLLLAFVLPLWTSSLLRSYAWVTILRPTGVLNTLVEGLGLPPLDLLNRPIAVLIGMTYSYLPYIVLILYSSLEKLDRRLLEAAADLGAYPRAAFLQVTVPQTAPGILAGSLLVFITGLGDFVDPELLGGSSSMTLARLIYNQFLKTRNWGFGASLSMILILAVSVSVALLIKYGDSDATRGA, from the coding sequence ATGAACTCTGCCCCCTCTCCTCCCCAGTCCCCCCGATCCTCTGCCCTGCCCCCTTGGTTGGGGGGGGTGGCTCTGTTGTTGCCGGCTGGGGTCTGGCTGTTGCTGCTGTTGGTGCTGCCCACCCTGCTGATTGCGGAGTTGAGTTTTGTGCCCAACTGTCGCCCCGCCGACTGCCTCATGCCCTATGGCTGGGGTAACTACATTCGCCTGGTGTTCAATGGGGATCTCCAGTTTGACCCCATTTACCTCAAGGTCATTTTGCAATCCGTGGGTTTGGCAGCGGCCACCACGGCGTTTTGTTTGCTGCTGGGGTTTCCCGTTGCCTATTGGATTGCCATCAGTTCCCCCCAACGCTGGCGCAATTTGTTGCTGTTGGCCTTTGTGCTGCCCCTGTGGACCTCGTCCCTGCTGCGATCCTATGCCTGGGTCACCATTCTGCGCCCCACAGGAGTGCTGAATACCTTGGTGGAAGGTCTGGGTCTCCCTCCGTTGGATCTGCTCAACCGTCCGATCGCCGTCCTCATCGGCATGACCTACAGCTATCTGCCCTATATTGTTTTGATTTTGTATTCGTCCCTGGAAAAGCTCGATCGTCGCCTACTGGAGGCCGCTGCTGACCTGGGAGCCTATCCCCGCGCTGCCTTTCTTCAGGTGACGGTGCCCCAAACTGCCCCCGGTATCCTGGCGGGCAGCTTGCTGGTCTTCATCACCGGATTGGGGGATTTCGTCGATCCGGAGCTGCTGGGGGGGTCCTCCAGTATGACCCTGGCCCGCTTGATCTATAACCAATTTCTCAAGACCCGGAACTGGGGCTTTGGGGCATCCCTCAGCATGATTTTAATTTTGGCGGTCAGTGTGTCTGTGGCACTGCTGATTAAGTATGGTGACTCTGATGCAACGCGAGGTGCATGA
- a CDS encoding DUF924 family protein: MATNAAENPSPRAVLDFWFGSPTDSTYGQTKAAWFRKDPDFDDHIRQHFLVTYSQAAAGALNHWQQQPLSCLALIVVLDQFPRNLFRHQPAAFATDAQARAVAEWGVQQGWDRSLLPVQRWFFYLPWEHSEDLADQDRAVALFTQLEGDTASASPIAYAQKHRAVIQRFGRFPHRNPILNRESTPEEIEFLQQPGSSF, from the coding sequence ATGGCCACGAATGCTGCCGAGAATCCTAGTCCTAGGGCGGTATTGGACTTTTGGTTTGGTTCCCCTACGGATTCCACCTATGGCCAGACCAAAGCCGCCTGGTTCCGTAAGGATCCGGACTTTGATGACCACATTCGGCAGCACTTTTTGGTTACCTATAGCCAAGCTGCTGCTGGTGCTTTGAACCATTGGCAGCAGCAGCCCTTGTCCTGTTTAGCCCTGATTGTGGTGCTGGATCAGTTCCCCCGCAATCTATTCCGCCACCAACCTGCCGCCTTTGCCACGGATGCCCAGGCCCGTGCGGTGGCGGAGTGGGGTGTGCAGCAGGGCTGGGATCGATCGCTGTTGCCCGTACAGCGCTGGTTTTTCTATTTGCCCTGGGAACACAGCGAAGATCTGGCCGATCAGGATCGTGCCGTGGCACTGTTCACGCAATTGGAAGGGGATACCGCCAGTGCTTCCCCGATCGCCTATGCCCAGAAACACCGGGCCGTGATCCAACGCTTTGGCCGCTTCCCCCACCGCAACCCCATCCTCAACCGAGAAAGCACCCCAGAGGAGATCGAATTCCTGCAACAGCCCGGATCATCGTTTTAA
- a CDS encoding GNAT family N-acetyltransferase, whose product MTLSVTPASAPETATPASDISDPVLRSATPADILSIAFLVRQLAIYEELEDQMTGTPEDLRNHLFGDRPYIEAILAEWEGKVVGMGLFFHSYSTFLMKPGLHLEDLFVMPEYRGRGIGKAILKHLAALAVERGCGRFEWSVLDWNTSAIEFYQSQGATVLDDWRICRVTDGALTQMARTP is encoded by the coding sequence ATGACTCTATCTGTAACTCCAGCCTCTGCTCCTGAAACCGCTACTCCTGCATCGGATATCTCTGATCCAGTGCTACGATCGGCCACCCCCGCCGATATTCTCAGCATTGCTTTTTTGGTGCGCCAGCTCGCCATCTACGAAGAACTGGAAGACCAAATGACGGGGACCCCAGAGGATCTTCGGAACCATTTATTTGGCGATCGGCCTTACATTGAAGCCATTTTGGCAGAATGGGAAGGAAAGGTCGTGGGAATGGGCTTGTTTTTCCATAGTTACTCTACTTTTCTGATGAAACCAGGGTTACACCTGGAGGACTTGTTTGTGATGCCAGAGTATCGAGGCCGGGGCATCGGTAAGGCCATCCTCAAACACTTAGCGGCCTTGGCGGTGGAGCGGGGCTGTGGGCGCTTTGAGTGGTCCGTGTTGGACTGGAACACATCGGCGATCGAGTTCTACCAAAGCCAAGGGGCAACGGTGTTAGACGATTGGCGCATCTGCCGGGTGACCGATGGGGCATTGACCCAGATGGCGAGGACCCCCTAA
- a CDS encoding response regulator, which yields MTQTILVVDDQSHIRFLLEKVLEPLRREGVLVVTAVNGFDALKLAEILRPQLIFLDILLPKLDGFEVCRRIKQEQEMTDTYVAFVTAKGEEGDVEEGLAVGGDRYITKPFDPDAILKLALEVLHLSLSPMPEPPF from the coding sequence ATGACCCAAACCATCTTGGTGGTGGATGATCAGTCCCACATTCGCTTTCTGTTGGAGAAGGTACTGGAACCGCTGCGACGGGAAGGGGTGTTGGTGGTGACGGCGGTGAATGGGTTTGATGCCTTGAAATTGGCGGAAATTCTCCGGCCTCAACTGATTTTTTTGGACATTTTGTTGCCGAAATTGGATGGTTTCGAGGTCTGTCGGCGCATTAAGCAGGAACAGGAGATGACGGACACCTATGTAGCCTTTGTGACGGCCAAGGGGGAGGAGGGTGATGTGGAGGAAGGGCTGGCGGTGGGAGGCGATCGCTACATCACCAAGCCCTTTGATCCCGATGCTATCTTGAAGTTAGCCCTGGAGGTGTTGCACCTTAGTCTGTCTCCCATGCCGGAACCCCCGTTTTGA
- a CDS encoding YHS domain-containing (seleno)protein: MIHSPMFHRFRSPQAADPAGGAGFLGQGARWGVSLGLLAILAGGCGGGSAPTAPPSATVAGDTVAAADPASGTAAEMTSETTSETTSETTSETTTETTLAAEADRPPAYFTTPAGVAIDGTDAVAYFTEGKPRAGSPEFSYDWQGATWQFSSADHRDRFQANPEAYAPQYGGYCAWAVSQGYKAPTDPTAWSIVEGKLYLNYDRRIQQRWEKDIPGFIALANDLWTQVMEMEVP, from the coding sequence ATGATTCATTCCCCTATGTTCCACCGTTTCCGTTCCCCTCAGGCCGCTGACCCAGCGGGGGGCGCAGGGTTTCTGGGTCAGGGTGCCCGCTGGGGGGTGTCCCTGGGGTTGCTAGCGATCCTGGCGGGGGGCTGTGGTGGGGGGTCTGCCCCGACGGCACCCCCATCGGCTACGGTGGCAGGGGATACGGTGGCGGCGGCGGATCCGGCATCTGGGACAGCGGCTGAGATGACCAGTGAGACGACCAGTGAGACGACCAGTGAGACGACCAGTGAGACGACCACTGAGACGACCCTAGCGGCGGAAGCCGATCGCCCTCCGGCCTATTTCACCACCCCGGCGGGGGTCGCGATCGACGGCACCGATGCGGTGGCCTATTTCACGGAGGGCAAACCCAGGGCCGGTTCCCCTGAGTTTAGCTATGACTGGCAGGGGGCGACCTGGCAGTTCAGCAGCGCCGACCACCGCGATCGCTTCCAGGCCAACCCAGAAGCCTATGCGCCCCAATATGGGGGCTACTGCGCCTGGGCGGTGAGTCAGGGCTACAAGGCTCCCACGGATCCCACGGCTTGGTCGATCGTGGAGGGGAAATTGTATTTGAACTACGATCGCAGGATCCAACAGCGCTGGGAGAAGGATATTCCCGGTTTTATTGCCCTGGCCAATGATTTATGGACCCAGGTAATGGAGATGGAAGTTCCTTAG